The proteins below are encoded in one region of Danio rerio strain Tuebingen ecotype United States chromosome 12, GRCz12tu, whole genome shotgun sequence:
- the nt5m gene encoding 5'(3')-deoxyribonucleotidase, mitochondrial, protein MSSGNRRLRVLVDMDGVIADFEGGFLKKYKQKYPNEPFISLEDRRGFWVSTQYGEMRSDLCEKAISIWESKNFFMELEPLPGGVEALKEMANMENTDVFICTSPIKHYCHCPYEKYAWVEKHLGPEFLEQIILTRDKTIVTGDILIDDKPDILGVEPNPSWEHVLFTACHNKHQELNPKQRRLLSWADDWRSVLASKRT, encoded by the exons ATGTCCAGCGGGAACCGGAGGCTTCGGGTGCTTGTGGACATGGATGGGGTCATTGCGGACTTCGAGGGAGGATTCCTGaagaaatacaaacaaaaatacccGAACGAGCCCTTCATTTCGCTGGAGGACAGACGGGGATTCTGGGTGTCCACTCAGTATGGAGAAATGAGGAGTGATTTATGT GAAAAAGCCATCAGCATTTGGGAGTCCAAAAACTTCTTCATGGAGCTGGAGCCTCTTCCTGGAGGAGTGGAGGCTTTAAAGGAGATGGCCAATATGGAGAA TACAGATGTCTTCATCTGCACCAGTCCAATAAAGCATTACTGCCACTGTCCGTATGAGAag taCGCCTGGGTAGAGAAGCATCTGGGTCCCGAGTTTTTGGAGCAGATCATCCTGACCAGAGACAAGACCATCGTGACCGGAGACATCCTCATTGACGACAAGCCTGATATCCTCG GTGTGGAGCCCAATCCGTCCTGGGAGCACGTGCTGTTCACCGCCTGCCACAACAAACACCAGGAGCTCAATCCAAAACAGAGACGCCTGCTGTCCTGGGCCGACGACTGGAGGAGCGTTCTGGCCAGCAAACGCACATAA